The following proteins are encoded in a genomic region of Pelodictyon phaeoclathratiforme BU-1:
- a CDS encoding universal stress protein produces MITIKKIICPVDFSGLSRKALQYANEFARLSSGKVFLVGVIENDPTITYSHGLETERAEAESKLTSLIDEENMAGIVADYVIYEGFAEECILDYAKRQEADIIIMGSHGRRGLKRMILGSVAEHVIRRAPCPVLVVKENEHEFIK; encoded by the coding sequence ATGATTACCATTAAAAAAATCATCTGCCCGGTTGATTTCTCTGGTTTGTCGCGCAAAGCGCTGCAATACGCCAACGAATTTGCAAGACTCTCAAGCGGAAAAGTCTTTCTTGTCGGCGTTATTGAGAACGACCCCACAATCACCTACTCTCACGGACTGGAAACAGAACGCGCTGAGGCTGAATCGAAGCTGACATCGCTGATCGACGAAGAGAATATGGCTGGTATTGTCGCCGATTACGTGATCTATGAAGGATTTGCCGAAGAGTGTATTCTCGACTATGCAAAACGGCAGGAAGCGGATATCATTATCATGGGTTCACACGGTCGCCGCGGCCTGAAACGGATGATCCTCGGCAGCGTTGCTGAGCATGTGATTCGGCGTGCTCCTTGCCCGGTACTTGTTGTCAAGGAGAACGAGCATGAGTTTATCAAGTAG
- a CDS encoding tetratricopeptide repeat protein yields the protein MNVPDFFDDNRHNPAGASGREQPDLDGLDSMFDSEDLLDRISQYNEEGFQLEALAVARRLEEIAPFNTETWFHLGNCLTLNGFFDDALEAFQRAAVFSPMDSEMRLNLALAWFNTGNHDEALRELEDILVDSSIEKEFHYYRGIILQRLERFVEAESDFEYALQLDDEFADAWYELAYCKDVLGKLEESTSCYRKTHDYDPYNINAWYNNGLVLSKMKSYDEALDCYDMAIAISDDFSSAWYNRANVLAITGRIEEAAESYLKTLEYEPDDINALYNLGIAYEELEEYTEGIICYRRCIEISSDFGEAWFALACCHEALEEYEEAFTATLEALKSIPDSIEFLLLKAEIEYNLNDLENSMATYRQVIALDPESPQIWVDFAIVLREGGQINASIDALQQSLKLQPLSADAHFEIAAAYFAMGDKLSTLKALSKAFKIDPEKKELFQSTFPELYQQDSVRRMLGIA from the coding sequence ATGAATGTGCCTGATTTTTTTGACGATAATCGCCATAACCCTGCGGGAGCATCAGGAAGAGAACAGCCCGACCTTGATGGTCTTGATTCCATGTTTGATTCGGAGGATCTTCTTGACCGAATCAGTCAATATAATGAAGAGGGGTTTCAGCTTGAAGCACTTGCTGTAGCCCGTCGTCTTGAAGAGATAGCGCCTTTTAATACGGAAACCTGGTTCCATCTGGGTAATTGCCTGACGCTGAACGGTTTTTTTGATGATGCACTTGAAGCGTTTCAGCGGGCGGCCGTCTTCAGTCCCATGGACAGCGAAATGCGGCTGAATCTCGCTCTTGCCTGGTTCAACACCGGTAATCATGATGAAGCGCTCAGAGAACTCGAAGATATTCTTGTTGACTCCTCCATTGAAAAGGAGTTCCATTACTATCGCGGAATTATCCTGCAGCGTCTTGAACGGTTTGTGGAGGCCGAATCGGACTTTGAATATGCATTGCAACTTGATGACGAGTTTGCTGATGCATGGTATGAACTTGCCTACTGCAAAGATGTTCTTGGCAAACTTGAGGAGAGCACCTCATGTTACCGCAAAACACACGATTATGATCCATACAATATCAATGCCTGGTACAATAATGGCCTGGTACTGAGCAAAATGAAAAGCTATGACGAGGCGCTTGACTGTTACGATATGGCCATCGCCATCTCCGATGATTTCAGTTCGGCTTGGTATAACCGTGCAAACGTTCTTGCCATCACCGGACGTATTGAGGAGGCTGCTGAAAGCTATCTGAAAACGCTGGAATATGAGCCCGATGACATTAATGCGCTCTATAATCTCGGCATAGCCTATGAAGAGCTGGAGGAGTATACCGAAGGCATCATCTGTTATCGGCGCTGTATCGAGATCAGCAGTGATTTTGGTGAAGCATGGTTTGCACTTGCCTGCTGCCATGAAGCGCTTGAAGAGTACGAAGAGGCATTTACAGCAACTCTGGAAGCGCTGAAATCAATACCCGACAGCATTGAGTTTCTGCTGCTGAAAGCGGAGATCGAGTACAATCTCAACGATCTTGAAAATTCCATGGCAACTTACCGGCAGGTCATAGCGCTTGATCCGGAAAGTCCCCAGATTTGGGTTGATTTTGCCATCGTTCTCAGGGAAGGTGGCCAGATCAATGCATCAATCGATGCACTGCAGCAATCATTGAAGCTACAGCCACTTTCGGCTGATGCTCACTTTGAAATTGCCGCTGCCTATTTTGCCATGGGCGACAAACTCAGTACCCTGAAGGCACTAAGCAAGGCATTCAAAATTGACCCCGAGAAAAAAGAGCTTTTTCAGAGCACTTTTCCGGAACTGTACCAGCAGGATTCTGTCAGACGGATGCTCGGGATTGCATGA
- the lspA gene encoding signal peptidase II — MKLFFSIVLLVITLDQFTKKLALTFLRDGVQSITIIADLFSLTYAENRGVAFGLEFAPPTVLLLLTGVITIMVLAYVIWSKNRTTLFLLPFALITGGGIGNMIDRVMYGKVVDFIYFDLYQGHIFGRWVSLWPIFNIADSAITIGACMLMIFHNKLFPAESPTGTTDVR, encoded by the coding sequence ATGAAACTCTTTTTCTCCATTGTCCTGCTGGTCATCACCCTTGACCAGTTCACAAAAAAACTTGCCCTAACCTTTCTCCGCGATGGAGTCCAAAGTATCACCATTATTGCAGACCTCTTCTCGCTCACCTATGCGGAAAACAGAGGAGTCGCCTTTGGCCTTGAATTTGCCCCACCAACCGTCCTCCTCCTTCTGACTGGAGTGATTACGATCATGGTACTCGCATATGTCATCTGGTCAAAAAACCGGACGACTCTCTTTCTTCTCCCCTTTGCCCTCATTACTGGTGGTGGTATTGGCAATATGATTGACCGGGTTATGTACGGCAAAGTTGTTGACTTTATCTATTTTGATCTTTATCAAGGGCATATTTTCGGTAGATGGGTTTCATTGTGGCCTATTTTTAATATCGCAGATTCAGCCATCACCATCGGAGCCTGCATGTTGATGATCTTTCATAACAAGCTCTTTCCCGCAGAGAGCCCGACAGGAACAACCGATGTTCGTTGA
- a CDS encoding porin, whose product MKKMLSLAAMFAVLSYASPASAELKIGGDAAVRLRSEFTDTETNNVKTSNTDELKLQYRIRLKASADLGSGYFFKTMIQNESNPGSWVTVAGNPGNNDEHYALEVSNFYFGRVMECSHYQIGRLPLNSVNNPIFDLTLVPIPAGNIYAVDIPVATYSFDRVFGLNYGTKVGNGDLNATLVVLDNDITLGDTAAEGDGIFNDGYALHLAYKTSIGDVTLEPQALIALTDVDGGAYQNVSPNTFGANVTIPAGKSKIGMSGFYTVCDDTNPNTNAKVDYNGYLLRLKGESGPVMAWVDYNHTNDNSPVTDVDYDNLFVWAQYNFKVHESAMGSFSLTPTIRYRASGKDNGLTETDNNQLRGELYATVTF is encoded by the coding sequence ATGAAAAAAATGCTATCACTTGCTGCAATGTTTGCAGTACTGTCTTATGCATCACCGGCATCAGCCGAACTGAAAATTGGTGGCGACGCTGCTGTACGTCTGAGAAGCGAGTTCACCGATACAGAAACAAACAATGTCAAGACATCGAACACTGATGAACTCAAGCTCCAGTACAGAATCCGCCTGAAAGCATCTGCTGACCTCGGTAGCGGCTACTTCTTTAAAACAATGATTCAGAACGAGTCGAATCCTGGCAGTTGGGTAACCGTAGCCGGTAATCCTGGTAATAATGATGAACATTATGCTCTTGAAGTATCCAACTTCTACTTCGGACGTGTGATGGAATGCAGCCACTACCAGATTGGCCGTCTTCCGCTGAACAGTGTCAACAACCCAATTTTTGACCTGACCCTTGTACCAATCCCTGCTGGTAACATCTATGCTGTGGATATCCCGGTAGCTACTTATAGTTTTGATCGCGTTTTTGGTCTTAACTATGGCACGAAAGTAGGAAATGGTGACCTGAATGCCACACTCGTTGTGCTTGATAATGACATCACTTTAGGTGACACTGCAGCAGAAGGCGATGGCATCTTCAATGATGGTTATGCATTGCATCTTGCATACAAGACTTCCATTGGAGATGTTACTCTGGAACCACAGGCTCTCATTGCCTTGACCGATGTCGATGGCGGAGCTTATCAGAATGTATCACCGAACACCTTTGGTGCAAATGTGACCATTCCTGCAGGCAAATCAAAAATAGGCATGAGTGGCTTCTACACGGTCTGCGATGACACAAACCCGAACACAAATGCCAAAGTTGACTACAACGGCTACCTTCTCAGACTCAAAGGTGAGTCTGGACCAGTTATGGCCTGGGTTGACTACAACCACACCAACGACAACTCACCAGTTACTGATGTTGACTACGACAACCTCTTCGTCTGGGCACAGTACAACTTCAAGGTACACGAATCAGCGATGGGCTCTTTCAGCCTGACACCGACTATCCGCTACCGTGCTTCAGGTAAGGATAACGGCTTAACAGAGACTGACAACAACCAGCTTCGTGGTGAACTCTATGCAACAGTGACCTTCTAA
- the uvrC gene encoding excinuclease ABC subunit UvrC, translating to MDIEDELPARTDRKKALVEKLGTLPPSPGVYQFRNSSGRVIYVGKAKNLRNRVRSYFRNQQQLYGKTLVLVTHIADFEVIITSSEVEALILENNMIKELKPRYNVNLKDDKTYPYLVITNEPFPRILISRQRRKDGSTWFGPYTESRQLHSILDLIGSIFPVRSCKFRLSEENIATKKYKVCLDYHIHKCKGPCEGRQSEEEYLLMIAEITRLLKGKTSTMIRSLTSAMQLFARELKFERAAEIKMQLESLKRYAERQKVVAGDGLDRDVFAVATGEEDGCGVVFKIREGKLLGSQRIYMNNVTGETDSGLQARVMEKYYLETLELLPDEILLQESLGADEEETLRALFSEKEREEAQEKKNIRFLVPQIGEKAHLVEMCRQNARHHLEEYLIQKQKRGEAAREHYGLTALKELLHLPKLPQRIECFDNSHLQGTDYVSSMICFEKGKPKKADYRKFKINSFEGSDDYAAMEEVIRRRYSGSLSSKLPWPDLIVVDGGKGQVNIAFQTLNALGLSIPIIGLAKRIEEIFTPQARDPFNLPKTSPALKLLQQMRDEAHRFAITYHRKLRSERMLQTELTTIAGIGEKTAFKLLERFGSVDAVAQATLEELTAAAGAKTATAIYRFYRP from the coding sequence ATGGATATCGAGGATGAACTCCCGGCCCGTACCGATAGAAAAAAAGCTCTTGTTGAAAAGCTCGGCACACTGCCTCCATCACCAGGCGTCTACCAGTTCAGGAATTCGAGTGGCCGGGTAATCTATGTTGGCAAGGCAAAAAATCTCCGCAACAGGGTTCGCTCCTATTTCAGAAATCAACAGCAACTTTACGGCAAAACGCTGGTACTGGTCACTCATATTGCTGATTTCGAGGTCATTATCACCTCTTCTGAAGTCGAGGCGCTGATTCTTGAGAACAATATGATCAAGGAGCTGAAACCGCGCTACAATGTGAACCTGAAGGACGACAAAACCTACCCCTACCTGGTGATCACCAATGAACCTTTCCCTCGGATCCTCATCAGTCGCCAACGAAGAAAGGATGGCTCCACCTGGTTTGGACCCTATACAGAGTCCCGTCAGCTCCACTCCATTCTTGATCTTATCGGCTCAATTTTTCCGGTACGAAGCTGCAAATTCCGTCTGAGTGAGGAAAATATTGCTACCAAAAAATACAAAGTCTGCCTCGATTACCACATCCATAAATGCAAGGGACCATGTGAAGGGCGGCAGTCAGAGGAGGAGTACCTCCTGATGATTGCTGAAATTACCCGTCTGCTGAAAGGAAAGACCTCCACCATGATACGCTCGCTCACCAGCGCCATGCAACTCTTTGCCCGCGAGCTGAAATTCGAGCGAGCAGCAGAGATAAAAATGCAGCTTGAGAGCCTGAAACGGTATGCCGAGCGCCAGAAGGTAGTTGCGGGAGATGGGCTCGACAGGGATGTTTTTGCTGTCGCTACCGGTGAAGAGGATGGTTGCGGCGTCGTCTTCAAAATCCGGGAAGGGAAACTGCTTGGCTCGCAACGCATCTACATGAACAATGTCACAGGGGAAACCGACTCCGGGCTGCAGGCAAGAGTTATGGAAAAATATTATCTCGAGACCCTTGAGCTTCTGCCTGATGAAATTCTTCTTCAGGAATCCCTTGGCGCCGATGAAGAGGAGACCTTGAGAGCACTCTTTTCGGAAAAAGAGAGAGAGGAGGCGCAGGAGAAAAAAAATATTCGCTTTTTGGTGCCGCAAATCGGCGAAAAAGCTCACCTGGTTGAGATGTGTCGTCAGAATGCACGGCATCATCTTGAGGAATATCTGATCCAGAAACAGAAACGGGGCGAGGCTGCCCGAGAGCACTACGGCCTTACTGCTCTTAAGGAGCTGCTGCATCTGCCAAAACTCCCCCAGCGAATCGAATGTTTTGACAATTCTCATCTTCAGGGTACCGATTATGTCAGTTCAATGATCTGTTTTGAGAAGGGCAAACCCAAAAAAGCGGATTACCGCAAGTTTAAAATAAACAGTTTTGAAGGATCAGATGACTACGCGGCAATGGAAGAGGTGATCAGGAGACGTTACAGCGGATCGCTTTCGTCGAAACTCCCCTGGCCTGACCTTATCGTCGTCGATGGCGGAAAAGGGCAGGTCAATATCGCTTTTCAAACCCTGAATGCCCTCGGACTCTCTATCCCGATTATCGGTCTGGCCAAGCGCATTGAAGAGATTTTTACCCCGCAGGCCCGAGACCCATTCAACCTGCCAAAAACCTCTCCCGCACTCAAACTGCTCCAGCAAATGCGCGATGAGGCTCACCGTTTTGCCATTACCTATCACCGCAAACTGCGATCGGAAAGAATGTTGCAGACAGAACTCACCACCATTGCGGGAATTGGAGAGAAAACAGCATTCAAACTGCTTGAACGGTTTGGCTCGGTTGACGCTGTTGCGCAGGCAACTCTGGAGGAGCTGACGGCAGCAGCAGGAGCAAAAACAGCAACGGCTATCTACCGTTTTTACCGACCATAA
- a CDS encoding TatD family hydrolase, translating into MFVDIHCHLSFPEFDEDRDEVIKRLKEEGIGLLIDPGVDVPTSKKSIDLAHNVDFIYANVGLHPHEAALPVDESIFGELLTLARSPKVVAIGEIGLDYHYPDFNRTAQQDAFREMLRVARTLDMPVVIHCRDAWDDMLDILSEESHSAMRGVMHCFSGDKAIADECIRKGFKLSIPGTVTYKRSLLPEVIRSVSLDDLLTETDAPYLSPVPYRGKRNEPAYVRLVTEAIARIREIPLEEAAEGIAKNSVELFRLPAL; encoded by the coding sequence ATGTTCGTTGATATTCACTGTCACCTCTCCTTTCCGGAGTTTGACGAGGATCGGGATGAGGTCATCAAACGCCTGAAAGAAGAGGGTATCGGACTGCTCATCGATCCTGGCGTTGATGTACCAACAAGCAAAAAATCCATTGACCTGGCTCACAATGTTGACTTTATCTATGCCAACGTCGGTCTTCATCCTCATGAGGCCGCGCTTCCAGTCGATGAAAGCATTTTCGGGGAACTGCTCACTCTTGCCCGGTCGCCAAAAGTTGTTGCCATTGGTGAGATAGGGCTTGACTATCACTATCCCGATTTTAACCGCACGGCACAGCAGGATGCATTCCGCGAGATGCTGAGAGTTGCCCGCACCCTCGATATGCCGGTCGTTATCCATTGCCGGGACGCATGGGATGATATGCTCGACATCCTCTCCGAAGAGAGTCACTCAGCCATGCGCGGCGTGATGCACTGCTTTTCAGGAGACAAGGCAATTGCTGACGAGTGTATCCGAAAAGGATTCAAGCTCTCTATTCCCGGAACGGTCACCTACAAACGCTCCCTCCTGCCTGAGGTTATCAGGAGTGTTTCGCTTGATGATCTGCTCACAGAGACTGATGCTCCGTATCTCTCTCCGGTACCTTACAGGGGAAAACGAAATGAACCGGCTTACGTTCGTCTGGTCACGGAAGCCATCGCCCGTATCAGGGAGATCCCGCTGGAAGAGGCCGCAGAAGGCATTGCGAAGAATAGCGTTGAATTGTTTAGATTGCCAGCGTTATAG
- a CDS encoding DUF1207 domain-containing protein — protein MKSTRYLCRALFIITAVLLIPVKKGAAEPILNPTTKTLFKPLLADPSEPKIAVMPWLGDRYLQLDIGASADLYQSKNKKFAAGVDFATYSLLQRGDNFKFPVDAIDYLFGVNASWKKPISNDALPFDEFSGKVRISHISAHFEDGHYDADTHQWIQQSDWLGTIPFTYSREFVNLVVALSSPNHRIYAGYQYLYHTLPDGINPHSFQAGVELSTPGNTYLAADFKLLPIWQPSLEETKGHRGTWNVQAGRRLDDIGLKNVRVACNYFSGMSRQGMYFYRPESFSTIGVIVDL, from the coding sequence ATGAAAAGTACACGTTACCTCTGCAGAGCACTCTTCATCATCACTGCGGTACTCCTGATACCGGTGAAAAAAGGGGCTGCCGAACCGATCCTGAACCCGACCACCAAAACCCTCTTCAAGCCGCTCCTTGCTGACCCTTCGGAACCGAAAATTGCCGTTATGCCCTGGCTTGGCGACCGTTATCTGCAGCTCGATATCGGCGCCTCGGCTGACCTTTACCAGAGCAAAAACAAGAAATTTGCCGCTGGTGTTGATTTTGCCACCTACTCTCTCCTGCAACGGGGCGACAATTTCAAGTTTCCGGTTGATGCTATCGATTATCTCTTTGGTGTCAACGCAAGCTGGAAAAAACCGATCAGTAATGATGCGCTTCCTTTTGATGAATTCAGCGGAAAAGTGAGAATCAGCCACATTTCGGCCCATTTTGAAGATGGCCACTATGATGCAGATACGCACCAATGGATTCAGCAGAGCGACTGGCTGGGCACCATTCCCTTTACCTACAGCCGGGAGTTTGTCAATCTCGTTGTAGCGCTCAGTTCACCAAATCATCGTATCTATGCCGGATACCAGTACCTCTACCACACTCTTCCTGACGGTATCAATCCACACTCTTTCCAGGCTGGTGTTGAACTTTCCACTCCTGGAAATACCTATCTTGCCGCAGACTTCAAACTGCTTCCAATCTGGCAACCATCGCTTGAGGAGACGAAAGGACACCGGGGAACATGGAACGTGCAGGCAGGCAGGCGTCTTGATGACATAGGGCTGAAGAATGTCAGGGTAGCCTGTAACTATTTTTCAGGCATGAGCCGCCAGGGCATGTACTTCTATCGCCCCGAAAGCTTCAGCACCATAGGAGTCATTGTCGATCTCTGA
- a CDS encoding DUF6814 family protein has protein sequence MSAIKKLFGILWSVMGIGIIPLVIMQAMKEIAAKPSEENWIFWSIVIVVLMPIISFSLITFGVFALKGEYDVIE, from the coding sequence ATGTCAGCAATAAAAAAACTTTTTGGAATTCTCTGGTCTGTCATGGGGATAGGAATCATCCCGCTGGTGATCATGCAGGCGATGAAAGAGATCGCAGCCAAGCCCAGTGAAGAGAACTGGATTTTCTGGTCGATCGTGATTGTCGTGCTTATGCCAATTATCTCTTTCAGCCTGATTACCTTTGGAGTGTTTGCGCTTAAAGGTGAGTACGATGTGATTGAGTGA
- a CDS encoding MFS transporter gives MARNVTNVSQTEEVSSTRRVIAASSVGTLIEWYDFYIFGTLAKIISEQFFPKDNPTAALLATLATFAAGFVIRPFGALFFGRLGDLIGRKYTFLVTLVIMGGSTFAIGLVPGYKTIGFFAPAIVFILRLLQGLALGGEYGGAATYVAEHSPAGKRGFWTSFIQTTATLGLFLALGVILIVRQTLSVPVFEDWGWRIPFIVSAFLVGVSIFIRLKMSESPMFVKMKKEGKTSTNPLAESFKQKDNLKMVLIALLGATAGQGVVWYTGQFYALSFLQNACNIEFEQSNMIILIALVIGTPFFIIFGALSDKIGRKYIMMAGMFIAVVAYRPIYTMMYNDADLKQKTEIVEQTTVSEPKVEVKGTDTITTIVTKKTFTDGTSYKETKKETIPLDAAKKAELAAAGKLKPEIKKAVILPQNLFYKMIAFVFIQVIFVTMVYGPIAAFLVEIFPTRIRYTSMSLPYHIGNGVFGGLVPLISTRLVEATRPAPGLPPADPLAGLWYPILIASVSFVIGMLYISNKTNNMDVE, from the coding sequence ATGGCACGAAATGTCACAAACGTTTCCCAAACCGAAGAGGTGTCCAGCACCCGGCGGGTTATCGCTGCTTCCTCGGTCGGGACGCTCATCGAATGGTATGACTTTTATATTTTCGGTACTCTTGCAAAAATCATTTCCGAGCAGTTTTTCCCGAAAGACAACCCGACGGCGGCCCTGCTTGCCACACTGGCAACCTTTGCCGCCGGTTTTGTTATCAGGCCGTTCGGCGCACTCTTCTTTGGACGCCTGGGCGATCTTATCGGACGGAAGTACACCTTCCTTGTCACTCTGGTGATCATGGGTGGTTCAACGTTTGCTATCGGTCTTGTTCCCGGCTATAAAACCATCGGATTTTTTGCTCCGGCGATTGTCTTTATTTTACGACTGTTGCAGGGTCTTGCTCTTGGAGGTGAGTATGGCGGTGCAGCAACCTATGTCGCTGAACACTCTCCTGCAGGTAAGCGTGGATTCTGGACAAGCTTTATCCAGACAACGGCAACTCTGGGACTCTTTCTTGCGCTCGGCGTTATTCTTATTGTACGCCAGACTCTCAGCGTTCCTGTCTTTGAGGACTGGGGATGGCGCATACCGTTCATTGTTTCAGCATTCCTTGTTGGAGTTTCAATCTTCATCCGTTTGAAGATGTCAGAGTCTCCAATGTTTGTAAAAATGAAAAAAGAGGGTAAAACATCAACAAACCCTCTTGCCGAAAGCTTCAAGCAAAAGGATAACCTGAAAATGGTGCTGATTGCTCTTCTTGGTGCAACCGCTGGTCAGGGTGTTGTATGGTATACTGGTCAGTTCTATGCGCTCTCCTTCTTGCAGAATGCGTGCAACATTGAATTTGAGCAGAGCAACATGATCATTTTGATTGCCCTCGTTATCGGAACTCCTTTCTTTATCATCTTTGGTGCCCTCTCTGATAAAATCGGGCGCAAGTACATCATGATGGCCGGTATGTTTATCGCTGTGGTCGCATACAGACCTATCTATACCATGATGTATAATGATGCAGACCTTAAGCAGAAAACCGAGATCGTAGAACAAACAACTGTCTCTGAACCAAAAGTTGAGGTAAAAGGTACTGATACGATTACCACAATCGTGACGAAAAAAACCTTTACTGATGGAACTTCCTACAAGGAGACGAAAAAAGAGACCATCCCGCTGGACGCAGCCAAAAAAGCTGAACTTGCTGCGGCAGGCAAACTGAAGCCAGAGATAAAAAAGGCTGTCATTCTTCCTCAGAACCTGTTCTACAAAATGATTGCCTTTGTCTTCATCCAGGTGATCTTCGTCACCATGGTATACGGCCCGATTGCTGCATTCCTCGTTGAAATTTTCCCAACCCGTATCCGCTACACCTCAATGTCTTTGCCGTACCATATCGGCAACGGTGTTTTTGGCGGTCTGGTTCCGCTTATTTCAACCCGTCTTGTTGAAGCAACCCGTCCGGCGCCAGGCCTTCCGCCTGCCGATCCTCTTGCTGGTCTCTGGTACCCTATCTTGATTGCCAGTGTCAGCTTCGTGATTGGAATGCTCTACATCTCCAACAAAACCAACAACATGGACGTTGAATAA
- a CDS encoding NUDIX domain-containing protein — protein MSQVRLRVSALCIREDQVLLVEHKSFAPQDPNLPESYWILPGGAVERGETLDEAVKREMMEETALECTVGSLLFIKELLYPYPGAFDQGALHHSVSLGFYCTVTGGEMITGKDPEYPDDEQMILKVSWIPLADLEHYNLYPPFLVNYILAHHPEGLQDAVPEFLNSLQ, from the coding sequence ATGTCACAAGTCAGACTCCGCGTCAGCGCGTTGTGTATCAGGGAGGATCAGGTACTCCTTGTCGAACATAAAAGTTTTGCTCCTCAGGATCCAAACCTTCCTGAAAGTTACTGGATTCTTCCTGGAGGGGCGGTCGAACGGGGTGAAACCCTTGACGAGGCGGTGAAACGTGAAATGATGGAAGAGACCGCTCTTGAGTGTACGGTCGGTAGTCTGCTTTTCATCAAGGAGCTGCTCTATCCCTATCCTGGTGCGTTCGATCAGGGTGCTCTTCATCACTCGGTCTCTCTTGGCTTTTATTGTACGGTTACCGGAGGTGAGATGATAACCGGTAAAGATCCGGAATATCCCGATGATGAACAGATGATTCTCAAGGTGAGCTGGATTCCGCTCGCCGATCTTGAGCATTATAATCTTTATCCCCCATTCCTTGTCAACTACATTCTTGCGCACCACCCTGAAGGATTACAGGATGCCGTGCCCGAGTTTTTAAACTCCCTGCAGTAA
- a CDS encoding shikimate dehydrogenase produces MTKSTKILGLIGRAVDYSYSPLIHNTACRLLGLSYHYTVFNIADPSMIPDALRGAKALGIAGFNVTIPYKKSVVPFLDALSAEAASIQAVNTIVNEGGKLTGHNTDIAGFAAPLLPYRESIRGKTLSIFGAGGAALAAIEAFIRFFSPKEILLFVRNPEKASLLLEESGHDKSAPVRILCSDNPEIIRECRVIVNATPIGTRGNNDSPLPLDRELLHPGQIVYDMVYNPLDTPLLLAAQKAGAATISGIEMLIGQAEHSFTLWTGMQMPVKAVKESLLQEIQQ; encoded by the coding sequence ATGACGAAATCAACAAAAATTCTCGGTCTTATCGGCCGTGCCGTTGATTATTCCTACTCTCCGCTTATCCATAATACGGCATGTCGGCTGCTTGGGCTTTCATACCATTATACGGTTTTTAACATTGCGGATCCCTCCATGATCCCTGATGCCCTTCGCGGGGCAAAAGCACTCGGGATTGCAGGATTCAATGTCACCATACCATACAAGAAGAGCGTTGTCCCCTTTCTTGACGCGCTCTCCGCAGAGGCAGCTTCCATACAGGCGGTCAATACCATTGTCAATGAGGGAGGAAAACTCACCGGGCACAACACGGATATTGCCGGATTTGCCGCACCCCTTCTGCCATACCGGGAGAGTATCCGAGGCAAAACACTCTCTATTTTCGGCGCAGGCGGAGCAGCGCTGGCTGCCATAGAGGCATTCATCCGTTTTTTTTCTCCAAAAGAGATTCTGCTCTTTGTCCGTAACCCCGAAAAAGCCTCTTTGCTGCTTGAGGAGAGTGGCCATGACAAAAGTGCTCCTGTCAGGATTCTTTGTTCTGATAATCCGGAAATAATCAGGGAGTGCCGCGTTATCGTCAACGCCACTCCAATCGGCACCAGAGGCAATAACGACTCACCTCTCCCTCTTGACCGGGAGTTGCTCCACCCTGGCCAAATTGTCTATGACATGGTTTACAACCCTCTCGATACGCCACTTCTTCTGGCTGCACAGAAGGCTGGCGCTGCAACCATATCAGGTATTGAGATGCTGATCGGCCAGGCTGAACACTCGTTTACGCTCTGGACTGGTATGCAGATGCCCGTTAAAGCGGTAAAAGAGAGCCTTCTGCAAGAAATTCAACAATAA